The proteins below are encoded in one region of Rhizobium sp. ZPR4:
- a CDS encoding glutamate cyclase domain-containing protein produces MSNYFSYLNVRPTAEALKERFGRELDKLMTLDFNLGGRTAQLYALERAGSNHAGSTDFAAKLVSSVGAADIAILVTGWSVRPHIDVSIGEVDGPPGAAAIARALFLARGCASIVVTAKPLVSQTAAAFRAAGAVVVNRDAIHALRGTSTKLFAVAVEGFELDCDLDDQFRGLLSLAAPRVALAVEHFGFAADGNAYLSTGTAISRGVLHTDTLFLMAAEQGALCGACVDNPNEAGTARLHNSLAKHPPMKDDFENILVGSSANMAAYALAAAIGGLAGRPDAAFTGRLDEAAVAATFANGAIDPFSGSADPISGVDTLEPPYHTYVTDLMARMAHGYCNAMSLVA; encoded by the coding sequence GTGAGCAACTACTTTTCCTATCTCAATGTGAGACCCACGGCAGAGGCGCTCAAGGAGCGCTTCGGCCGCGAACTGGACAAATTGATGACCCTCGACTTCAATCTGGGTGGACGGACGGCACAGCTGTACGCCTTGGAAAGAGCAGGTTCAAATCATGCCGGATCGACTGACTTTGCAGCGAAACTGGTAAGCTCCGTCGGCGCTGCCGATATCGCTATTCTGGTTACCGGTTGGTCTGTTCGGCCCCACATTGATGTCTCGATTGGAGAGGTCGACGGGCCGCCTGGCGCCGCTGCCATCGCGCGAGCTCTCTTCTTGGCAAGAGGTTGTGCCAGCATCGTTGTAACGGCCAAGCCTCTCGTCTCCCAGACAGCAGCAGCGTTTCGGGCAGCCGGTGCCGTAGTAGTCAATCGTGATGCAATTCATGCACTTAGGGGCACAAGCACGAAATTGTTTGCGGTTGCCGTGGAAGGCTTCGAACTCGATTGCGATCTTGACGATCAATTCCGAGGACTTCTTTCGCTTGCGGCACCGCGAGTGGCGCTTGCGGTCGAGCATTTTGGTTTTGCAGCCGACGGCAATGCATATCTGTCAACAGGAACAGCTATCTCACGAGGCGTCTTGCATACGGACACGCTCTTTCTGATGGCGGCCGAGCAAGGGGCGTTATGCGGTGCATGTGTGGACAATCCGAATGAGGCCGGCACGGCGCGACTTCACAACAGTCTCGCCAAACATCCTCCCATGAAGGACGACTTTGAAAATATCCTTGTTGGCTCCTCCGCCAACATGGCCGCATATGCCCTTGCTGCCGCAATCGGTGGCCTGGCCGGGCGCCCGGACGCTGCCTTTACCGGCAGGCTCGACGAAGCCGCCGTCGCTGCCACCTTCGCAAATGGGGCGATTGATCCCTTTAGCGGATCGGCGGATCCAATCAGCGGCGTTGATACGCTTGAACCGCCTTATCATACCTACGTAACCGACCTCATGGCGCGAATGGCGCACGGCTATTGTAACGCGATGAGCCTTGTCGCCTAG
- a CDS encoding acyl-homoserine-lactone synthase has product MLHIITGNNIHEYEDEMDQAFRLRHRVFVKERGWEDLARPDGREIDQFDTVDAVHMLFIDEGEVLGYQRMLSSTKPHLLSEVLPQLCEQERPVGRHIWEWTRYCVEPAHREHGRALSTVSNALLSGFVEWGLENGVDTVIIEMQPLWILRLLQLHFKVSALGLPQPISGEDVVAVTAAFDHRTLAKLCSLKAERSRRAA; this is encoded by the coding sequence ATGCTTCATATTATTACAGGCAACAACATCCACGAGTACGAAGATGAAATGGATCAGGCATTCCGCCTTCGTCATCGCGTATTCGTCAAGGAGCGCGGATGGGAGGACCTAGCACGTCCCGATGGGCGCGAGATCGATCAATTCGACACCGTCGATGCGGTGCATATGCTGTTCATCGACGAAGGCGAAGTTCTGGGATATCAGCGAATGCTGTCATCAACCAAGCCACACCTTCTTTCCGAAGTGTTGCCTCAGCTCTGCGAACAAGAAAGGCCGGTTGGTCGACACATATGGGAATGGACACGTTATTGCGTCGAGCCTGCCCACAGAGAGCATGGCCGGGCGTTGAGCACAGTTTCCAATGCACTCCTGTCGGGTTTTGTGGAGTGGGGTCTGGAAAACGGTGTCGATACCGTAATTATCGAAATGCAGCCGCTTTGGATCCTTCGTCTGCTGCAGCTCCATTTTAAGGTCAGCGCGCTCGGTTTGCCGCAACCAATCTCTGGCGAGGACGTCGTCGCTGTGACCGCGGCTTTCGATCATCGTACACTGGCAAAACTCTGCTCTTTGAAGGCAGAGCGAAGCCGGCGAGCCGCCTAG
- a CDS encoding aminotransferase class I/II-fold pyridoxal phosphate-dependent enzyme — MLAQRTSLFGSSGTAAARAAAKSAADAGKEVIDLTAGEIWSDLAPTIRDAAIDAIERGINRYTDTIGMTELREAIARKVALETGQIWKSEEIAVTTGAKQALFNAAMVLLNPGDEIIIPAPYWTTFPAQVLIAGGNPVFVDTRKTAFVPSLAAIKAATTDRTRAIIINTPNNPTGAVYDVKTLIELADLAISRNLWIIFDECYSDFTHGTHRHHPIVSLVPEVRSRTIIVNAFSKSLALTGWRIGYLAGPKDVVSAVKALQSHTTSNANVIAQHAILGHLRNGDGSYEGKLRSQLASARQHGLQILSLLQRVPPPAADGGFYFYLDLSALLTSGANADDIVNTLLIHAGVAGVSGTAFGDPMGLRLSYGIPPDRLKAGLSGVVEILNAWE; from the coding sequence ATGTTGGCGCAACGGACAAGTTTGTTTGGTTCTTCGGGCACTGCGGCTGCAAGGGCTGCGGCAAAGTCTGCAGCCGATGCCGGAAAGGAAGTCATCGATCTGACGGCGGGAGAAATTTGGAGCGACCTAGCCCCAACCATCCGTGATGCCGCGATCGACGCGATTGAAAGAGGTATCAATCGCTATACAGACACAATTGGCATGACGGAACTGCGTGAGGCCATCGCGCGCAAAGTGGCACTCGAAACCGGGCAAATCTGGAAGAGCGAAGAGATCGCTGTAACGACGGGTGCTAAGCAGGCTTTATTCAATGCCGCGATGGTACTCCTCAATCCCGGAGATGAGATCATCATCCCGGCACCCTATTGGACGACTTTCCCGGCGCAGGTGCTTATTGCAGGCGGAAACCCCGTATTTGTCGACACGCGGAAGACGGCCTTCGTGCCATCCTTGGCCGCGATAAAGGCCGCAACGACCGATCGGACACGGGCGATCATCATTAATACGCCCAATAATCCGACCGGCGCGGTCTACGACGTCAAGACACTCATCGAACTTGCAGATTTGGCGATCAGTCGCAATCTCTGGATTATTTTCGACGAATGCTATTCTGACTTTACCCATGGAACACACCGCCATCATCCGATCGTGTCGCTTGTTCCGGAAGTTCGCTCTCGAACGATTATCGTCAACGCCTTCTCCAAGTCCCTTGCCTTGACTGGATGGCGCATAGGTTATCTGGCCGGACCCAAAGACGTTGTTTCAGCTGTTAAAGCCTTACAATCGCACACGACTTCAAATGCGAATGTCATTGCACAGCATGCGATACTGGGGCACTTGCGAAACGGGGATGGCAGCTACGAAGGCAAACTGCGCTCACAGCTCGCCAGCGCAAGGCAACATGGCCTGCAGATACTCTCTTTGCTCCAACGTGTACCGCCACCAGCCGCAGATGGCGGATTTTATTTCTATCTCGATCTATCGGCCCTGCTGACGTCTGGGGCCAATGCGGACGACATCGTCAACACGCTGCTCATCCATGCCGGAGTGGCCGGCGTTTCAGGAACGGCTTTCGGCGACCCAATGGGGCTAAGGCTGTCATATGGAATTCCTCCGGACAGGCTCAAGGCTGGCCTTAGCGGCGTCGTTGAAATCCTGAATGCCTGGGAATAG
- the aepX gene encoding phosphoenolpyruvate mutase, producing MNKAIAYPTHAEALSVAPLPTTLRELIRSNDLTFLMEAHDGLSAAIAERAGFKGLWASGLSISSALGYRDANEASWSQVVDVVERMVDATNIPVLVDGDSGFGNFNNARIVSRKLEQRGAAGICLEDKGFPKMNSFVGDRHPLADIDEFSGRLQAVKDTTGPDFVLVARIEALIAGHGLDEALIRAHAYAKAGADAILIHSRKAVADEILAFAKEWDNKLPVVIVPTKYYKTPVSAYRKAGISTVIWANHTMRAAVAGMRDICARIQAEESIAGIEGQVAGLDELFNLIDYDELANAEERYLPRQGT from the coding sequence ATGAACAAGGCGATTGCATATCCGACACACGCCGAAGCTCTATCGGTAGCCCCATTACCGACAACCCTTCGCGAACTCATTCGTTCCAACGATCTGACGTTTCTCATGGAAGCGCATGACGGCCTTTCGGCAGCGATCGCCGAACGCGCCGGCTTCAAAGGGCTCTGGGCCTCCGGCCTTTCCATCTCCTCGGCGCTCGGTTATCGGGATGCCAACGAAGCAAGCTGGAGCCAGGTCGTTGACGTTGTCGAACGCATGGTCGATGCCACCAACATTCCCGTCCTCGTCGACGGTGACAGCGGCTTTGGCAACTTCAACAATGCGCGCATCGTTTCAAGGAAACTTGAACAGCGCGGGGCGGCAGGGATTTGCCTTGAGGACAAGGGCTTCCCGAAGATGAACTCTTTCGTCGGCGACAGGCATCCGCTGGCCGACATCGACGAATTCAGCGGTCGGCTGCAAGCCGTAAAGGATACGACGGGGCCTGACTTCGTCCTCGTCGCCCGCATCGAGGCCCTGATTGCCGGGCACGGTCTTGATGAAGCACTGATAAGAGCGCACGCCTACGCCAAAGCCGGCGCCGACGCTATCCTCATCCATTCCCGCAAGGCAGTTGCTGACGAAATCCTCGCCTTTGCCAAGGAATGGGACAACAAGCTTCCCGTCGTGATCGTGCCGACGAAGTACTACAAAACCCCCGTCTCCGCCTATCGCAAAGCAGGCATTTCAACTGTCATCTGGGCCAACCACACGATGCGGGCGGCCGTTGCCGGGATGCGCGACATCTGCGCCCGCATTCAAGCGGAGGAGAGTATCGCTGGCATCGAAGGACAAGTTGCTGGCCTCGACGAACTATTCAACCTGATTGATTACGACGAACTCGCCAACGCGGAAGAGCGCTATCTGCCGCGGCAAGGGACCTAA
- a CDS encoding alanyl-tRNA editing protein, with product MNCFVRGCTAQATSCKARQLIRPDNRKFEQDKPDNRKPIQQLCKYPFDYDKYFSDLMALHAYLDVRARGSMDDQFGAVMSTFLEFLNDPYKIETEAMVVSQQANRVIFDRTVFCPAIGTSPSDSGELLLANGGHFRIENSQWHHTKADVLEHVCEQTIEDLTAGDKLTVKIDWLPRYAAMRLHTALYLVAVALPYPVVQTAVGTGWGGLTFKVDDTGMHSGELERLVNRLVDANLPLQSIWIPRPPQDQVTAFYPVIWPGSNGRIRALRIGEFNVRPSAGLHVRHTAEVGPIQVTEVKRLTGNMLSCNIRLLDGMSFPGST from the coding sequence ATGAATTGCTTTGTTCGAGGATGCACGGCTCAGGCGACATCATGTAAAGCTCGACAACTCATTCGGCCGGACAACCGCAAGTTCGAACAAGATAAGCCGGATAATAGAAAACCAATCCAACAACTCTGTAAATATCCATTTGATTATGACAAATATTTCAGTGATTTAATGGCACTTCACGCTTATCTTGACGTACGTGCCCGCGGAAGCATGGACGACCAATTCGGAGCGGTCATGTCGACATTTCTGGAGTTTTTGAACGATCCCTATAAGATCGAAACTGAAGCAATGGTTGTATCGCAACAGGCCAATCGTGTCATTTTCGATCGTACCGTATTTTGCCCCGCCATTGGAACTTCACCTTCAGACAGTGGCGAGCTTTTGCTTGCAAACGGGGGACACTTTCGTATCGAGAACAGCCAATGGCACCACACGAAGGCAGACGTCCTAGAACATGTCTGTGAACAGACTATCGAAGACCTTACTGCAGGAGACAAGTTGACCGTCAAAATAGATTGGTTACCACGCTATGCGGCCATGCGTCTCCATACCGCGCTTTATCTTGTTGCCGTGGCCCTTCCCTATCCTGTCGTTCAAACGGCCGTCGGAACCGGCTGGGGTGGGTTGACTTTCAAAGTCGACGACACGGGAATGCACTCCGGCGAGCTTGAGCGGCTGGTCAACCGGCTCGTCGATGCTAATCTTCCGCTCCAATCAATCTGGATTCCTCGGCCACCCCAGGATCAAGTGACAGCCTTTTATCCCGTCATCTGGCCAGGCTCGAATGGACGTATACGCGCCTTGAGGATTGGTGAATTCAACGTGAGGCCGAGTGCCGGCCTCCATGTGCGCCATACCGCGGAGGTCGGCCCTATTCAGGTTACCGAAGTGAAGCGTCTGACCGGCAATATGTTGAGTTGCAACATCCGCCTCCTTGACGGGATGTCTTTTCCTGGATCGACTTAG
- a CDS encoding CDP-alcohol phosphatidyltransferase family protein: protein MIRYLFDPANAITATGIVFSGLALHFALNGQFEAAVALGLWAMLADQLDGIVAGRTRNRSKEVANFGKSIDGFADLVYGAVLPAVIVVGLSKETPISFVTGIVLLLVGAIRLSYFSNFGLSADRRFLGVPLSYDIPLLAVLLLCRPWLGDDIFPLLTNLIFLSLAALHIASIRIPAPNTIAYGCIVVFALGASAALVTRALA, encoded by the coding sequence ATGATCCGCTACCTGTTTGATCCCGCAAACGCAATCACTGCCACCGGAATAGTCTTCTCCGGCTTGGCACTCCATTTTGCTCTCAACGGCCAATTCGAGGCGGCGGTCGCTCTGGGTCTTTGGGCCATGCTGGCTGATCAGCTCGACGGTATCGTTGCTGGTCGCACGCGCAATCGCAGCAAGGAGGTCGCCAATTTCGGCAAAAGTATCGATGGGTTTGCCGATCTCGTCTATGGAGCTGTCCTACCGGCGGTCATCGTTGTCGGCCTCAGCAAGGAAACGCCCATCTCGTTTGTGACCGGGATCGTCCTGTTGCTGGTCGGAGCTATCCGACTAAGCTACTTCAGCAATTTCGGCCTGTCTGCCGATCGCCGGTTTCTTGGCGTGCCGCTTTCCTATGATATTCCTCTTTTGGCCGTGTTGCTGTTGTGCCGACCATGGCTCGGAGACGATATCTTTCCGCTGCTGACGAATTTGATTTTTCTTTCGCTTGCGGCCCTGCACATCGCTTCCATACGCATACCTGCACCGAACACCATTGCCTATGGATGCATTGTCGTCTTCGCGCTTGGCGCGTCGGCTGCGCTAGTAACGAGGGCCCTCGCATGA
- a CDS encoding DMT family transporter — protein MPYPVIPIWELVLCAFLSPLSGAAVRYCNPDLRAIDIVALSLSAPALFVLFYIWKRDRMALKTFRLDVICRSAFCLGSTVATFWCAANIDFASVYFVNMLAPMAATILGWILLSERLSGMQTLTIILAVIGAGVSLSPSFTFSFTGYIALIFAFLCTTGMLFCNRLIGRSTRASTSGALSMCYVAFGSLGLAAPSMAQPHLSDILPLVIIGTTTFAIVILVSHAYSVLTLPLAAPFDFLRIVFSVIIGATAFGAPITGRLLFGLGLILAANLVTIRLAIRSVHAPHRDMAADIRRVQSEAAHK, from the coding sequence ATGCCATATCCTGTCATTCCGATCTGGGAGCTGGTGCTCTGCGCCTTTCTCTCCCCGCTCAGCGGCGCGGCGGTTCGATATTGCAATCCGGATTTGCGAGCGATCGACATCGTTGCGCTCTCGCTTTCCGCGCCTGCTCTTTTTGTCCTTTTCTATATATGGAAACGAGACAGAATGGCCCTGAAAACCTTCCGACTGGACGTTATATGCCGATCGGCTTTCTGTTTGGGATCGACGGTTGCGACATTCTGGTGTGCGGCAAATATCGACTTCGCCAGTGTCTATTTCGTCAACATGCTTGCACCCATGGCTGCGACTATTCTTGGCTGGATACTGCTCTCGGAGAGACTATCCGGCATGCAGACGCTTACGATAATCCTGGCCGTGATCGGCGCGGGTGTTTCACTTTCTCCGTCTTTCACTTTCTCATTTACGGGCTATATAGCGCTCATATTCGCCTTTCTATGCACGACAGGAATGTTATTCTGCAATCGGCTCATCGGCAGAAGCACGCGCGCATCGACTTCGGGAGCGCTGTCCATGTGTTATGTCGCATTCGGATCATTGGGATTGGCTGCCCCTTCGATGGCTCAGCCACATCTATCCGATATCCTGCCGCTCGTGATCATCGGTACCACAACCTTTGCCATCGTAATCCTCGTTAGTCATGCTTACAGTGTCCTGACACTGCCGCTTGCGGCACCTTTCGACTTTCTAAGGATCGTGTTTTCAGTGATCATTGGCGCGACTGCATTTGGTGCTCCAATCACTGGTCGCCTTCTATTCGGTCTCGGACTAATACTTGCGGCTAACCTTGTGACGATAAGGCTTGCAATTCGCTCCGTTCATGCACCGCATAGAGATATGGCGGCCGACATACGTCGGGTCCAAAGCGAAGCGGCTCACAAATAA
- a CDS encoding GntR family transcriptional regulator encodes MFGNEVNFVDERSLADRFKTAQIYRRLKELLLFQKIPPRTKLDIGALAHRLNVSKTPVREALIMLAEERIIQVLPGSGYFSKPLRAAEIAEDYEIAFAVLKHVISAHIESFASASLPRPTSASNAAQDIARNVRSYVDFIEALLERIVSIGGNELSLQMIRSFNGRTTYIRQLDLQQPARFAQIASSVGELVERLEQADAAGAIDRLERLYKDKIALLHHLVAEGNRHAMGAGGQWEDFVH; translated from the coding sequence ATGTTTGGCAACGAAGTGAATTTCGTCGATGAGCGGTCATTGGCCGATCGCTTCAAGACCGCGCAGATCTACCGTCGCCTTAAGGAGCTTCTTCTGTTCCAGAAAATCCCTCCGCGCACCAAACTTGACATCGGGGCGCTTGCTCATCGCCTTAACGTAAGCAAGACGCCGGTTCGTGAGGCCCTGATCATGCTCGCCGAAGAACGGATCATCCAAGTCTTGCCCGGAAGCGGCTATTTTTCGAAGCCGCTGAGAGCAGCGGAGATCGCGGAAGATTATGAAATCGCCTTCGCCGTACTCAAGCACGTGATCAGCGCGCATATAGAATCCTTTGCCAGCGCCAGCCTCCCAAGACCGACCTCGGCGTCAAACGCCGCGCAGGATATTGCTCGCAATGTGCGATCCTATGTGGATTTCATTGAAGCGCTTTTGGAACGTATCGTATCCATAGGCGGCAACGAATTGTCTTTGCAGATGATTCGTTCCTTCAATGGCCGGACGACCTATATCAGACAACTGGACCTTCAACAGCCTGCACGCTTCGCGCAGATTGCAAGTTCGGTCGGAGAGCTAGTTGAGCGCCTGGAACAGGCGGATGCGGCCGGCGCCATCGATAGGCTCGAACGGCTTTACAAAGATAAAATCGCCCTTCTTCATCACCTCGTGGCGGAAGGAAATCGCCACGCCATGGGCGCTGGTGGCCAATGGGAAGACTTTGTGCACTAG
- a CDS encoding phosphocholine cytidylyltransferase family protein, whose product MTILSSPKRAVILAAGFGKRLRPLTDLRPKPLVEVNGIPILHNTLRNLEDVGVTDVTIVVGYRKDAIQYACGSRFGGLQIDYVESAVFDRTGSAYSLWLARETLLKGDTYLLEGDVFFELDALQRLTMGTIDNVAAVAPFESSMEGSAAVLSDDGFIAEIRMKQTGESLTASGAPPLFKTMNLLRFSGVTLRSTIIPMLDDLVGSGAVKAYTEELLAQLIEKRGLQLAAARCDGLRWYEIDSVADLRIAERLFPPGLPIAALKERQSASSIAIAGE is encoded by the coding sequence ATGACTATCTTAAGCAGTCCCAAAAGAGCCGTCATACTCGCCGCCGGCTTTGGCAAGCGACTGAGACCCCTTACAGATCTCCGTCCCAAGCCGCTTGTGGAAGTCAATGGCATTCCTATTCTTCACAACACGCTGCGCAATTTGGAAGATGTCGGCGTGACGGATGTTACGATCGTTGTGGGCTATCGCAAGGATGCCATTCAATATGCCTGTGGCAGCCGTTTTGGCGGACTTCAGATCGACTACGTCGAATCCGCGGTCTTTGATCGTACCGGAAGCGCCTATTCCCTTTGGTTGGCGCGTGAGACCCTTCTTAAGGGAGACACCTACCTCCTGGAAGGAGACGTCTTTTTTGAACTCGACGCGCTACAACGATTGACGATGGGAACTATCGACAATGTAGCCGCGGTCGCCCCCTTCGAGAGCTCGATGGAGGGCTCGGCTGCGGTCCTGTCGGACGATGGCTTCATCGCCGAGATAAGGATGAAACAGACCGGTGAAAGCCTCACGGCAAGCGGCGCACCTCCGCTCTTCAAGACCATGAATTTGCTTCGCTTCTCAGGTGTTACGTTGCGGTCGACCATCATCCCCATGCTCGATGATTTGGTCGGCTCCGGAGCGGTCAAGGCGTATACCGAGGAATTGCTTGCTCAGCTCATCGAAAAGCGAGGACTTCAACTTGCGGCCGCCCGATGTGACGGATTGAGATGGTACGAAATAGACAGCGTCGCGGATCTGCGCATTGCCGAGAGACTGTTTCCACCCGGGCTGCCCATCGCGGCGCTGAAGGAGCGTCAATCCGCGTCCTCGATAGCGATTGCAGGAGAATAA
- a CDS encoding LuxR family transcriptional regulator, with amino-acid sequence MSNHWTLPGNPIFPVHTLEETYYFLAELEACTTQGELADAVVRYVQRFGATNVLVGTMPKIGATKRQQIGHVLINAWPNDWSARYFSQNYLFKDPTIALVREGLESFFWSDDEVVKARVGALVMGEAKEFGLEQGFTMTLPSLGHEHVGFSIAGERLDLSPESRRNLALVASFAIYRALRIRRTQQNSTIFSLTRREREVLQLAAEGWKERQIAARLGITDHAIDKYMRSCREKLGSRNTNHAIAVALRGGLIS; translated from the coding sequence ATGTCGAACCATTGGACATTACCCGGCAATCCTATTTTTCCGGTCCACACCCTCGAGGAAACATACTATTTTTTGGCCGAGTTGGAGGCCTGCACGACCCAGGGCGAACTGGCGGATGCTGTTGTCCGATATGTACAGCGGTTTGGCGCGACGAATGTGCTGGTTGGTACCATGCCGAAAATCGGCGCCACGAAACGTCAGCAGATAGGCCATGTTTTGATTAACGCCTGGCCCAATGATTGGTCGGCTCGTTATTTCTCACAAAACTATTTGTTCAAGGATCCCACCATTGCGCTGGTTCGCGAAGGGCTTGAAAGCTTTTTCTGGAGCGACGACGAGGTTGTGAAGGCTCGTGTTGGCGCGTTGGTAATGGGCGAGGCCAAGGAGTTCGGTCTTGAACAGGGTTTTACAATGACGTTGCCCAGTCTGGGACATGAACATGTCGGCTTCTCGATCGCTGGTGAACGCCTTGACCTCTCACCCGAGAGCAGAAGGAATCTGGCACTCGTCGCGAGCTTCGCTATCTATAGAGCGCTTCGGATACGCCGGACTCAACAAAACAGCACCATTTTTAGCCTTACAAGGCGAGAGCGAGAAGTTCTTCAACTGGCGGCCGAAGGCTGGAAAGAACGCCAAATCGCCGCGCGCCTCGGGATCACCGATCACGCCATTGACAAATATATGCGTTCTTGCCGCGAAAAGCTTGGCTCGCGCAACACCAATCACGCCATCGCCGTCGCCCTGCGGGGTGGGTTAATTTCGTAA
- a CDS encoding asparagine synthetase B: MNWPSETIGDQHPKGCAQAESTIEASVRGNSAIFGTFDSTARTLEAMSQALSHRGSELSTRRMRGFTIGSRYYDDRPHLANVGDCVIAFAGAPFVIDRSDRLARFLDAEALGASFRRFGADFFRTLHGSFALAIWIPDQNTILLVRDSFGSQSLAFATGNGTFDFASEYKALARSPRRSRRIDRIAVDHFVGHGWAPAGHTFFKSISMVPPGSMLTWTDGHIEVEHFRRDIDRHQPPLRPIPPEKLAACATEAITWHSQDTENRYGVMLSSGVDSAFMTATLKHLYPHKELHSFTVGYGQGDPELLGAKETSEHLGTIHHEIIVQPKDLTSLLRRTIEAVDNPGGYEEFPCLYALHKFASNLVDVMFSGNVADTLFAGMPYHRDLPSGDGAIYRRLCQDLLHRDERLGAQELLAGHFGLSFRMPFAENSMIDLALETPDFQKLGARENKIIFRQAAAMILPEEITSRPKRIQHLQYDKSMWHWIAERVDWLRSERLLETHDLLLPQVEAALRHSACHQGDVHTFRPAWNAIAVATWASIYLETS, translated from the coding sequence ATGAACTGGCCATCGGAGACGATAGGCGATCAACATCCGAAAGGATGTGCTCAAGCCGAAAGCACGATTGAGGCTTCGGTACGCGGCAATAGCGCGATCTTCGGCACCTTTGACAGCACTGCGCGGACACTGGAGGCAATGAGCCAGGCCCTTTCACATCGCGGCAGCGAGCTTTCGACCAGACGGATGCGGGGCTTTACCATTGGCTCCCGATATTACGACGACCGGCCGCATCTTGCGAACGTTGGTGATTGCGTCATTGCCTTTGCAGGCGCTCCATTCGTGATCGATCGAAGCGATCGGCTGGCGCGGTTTCTTGATGCCGAAGCACTCGGTGCCAGCTTCAGGCGATTTGGCGCCGACTTCTTTCGCACCCTTCACGGCTCCTTCGCTTTGGCAATCTGGATCCCCGACCAGAACACGATACTGCTCGTCCGCGATTCCTTTGGTAGCCAAAGCCTCGCGTTTGCGACTGGCAATGGAACGTTCGACTTCGCGAGCGAATATAAAGCACTTGCGAGATCGCCGCGAAGGTCTCGTCGGATCGATCGCATCGCAGTCGATCATTTCGTCGGACATGGCTGGGCACCTGCCGGTCACACCTTCTTCAAATCGATATCGATGGTACCGCCCGGGAGCATGTTGACCTGGACCGATGGACACATAGAGGTCGAACACTTCCGCCGCGATATTGACCGTCACCAGCCACCTCTCAGGCCGATACCGCCTGAAAAGCTAGCGGCATGCGCAACGGAAGCCATCACTTGGCATTCTCAAGACACGGAAAATCGATACGGCGTCATGCTCAGCAGCGGCGTCGATTCCGCCTTCATGACAGCGACGCTCAAACACCTATATCCCCATAAGGAACTTCACTCCTTCACCGTTGGCTATGGCCAAGGCGATCCCGAGCTGCTCGGCGCAAAAGAAACCTCTGAACATCTCGGGACTATTCATCACGAGATAATCGTTCAACCGAAAGACTTGACCTCCCTGCTTCGACGCACAATAGAGGCGGTCGACAATCCCGGGGGCTATGAGGAATTCCCATGCCTCTACGCCCTCCATAAGTTTGCCAGCAACCTTGTGGATGTGATGTTCTCCGGCAATGTCGCTGATACCTTGTTTGCGGGCATGCCCTACCACCGCGACTTACCGAGTGGGGACGGCGCGATCTACCGCCGCCTATGCCAGGACTTGCTTCATCGAGACGAGCGCTTGGGCGCGCAAGAGCTTCTGGCGGGACATTTCGGCCTGTCTTTTCGTATGCCGTTTGCCGAAAACTCGATGATTGATTTGGCGCTTGAGACACCAGACTTTCAAAAACTCGGAGCGCGCGAAAACAAGATCATTTTCCGCCAGGCTGCGGCGATGATCCTTCCGGAAGAAATCACCTCCCGTCCGAAGCGAATTCAACATCTTCAATATGACAAGTCGATGTGGCACTGGATCGCAGAGCGTGTCGATTGGCTCCGATCCGAACGGCTGTTGGAAACCCATGATTTGCTTCTTCCCCAAGTGGAGGCGGCGCTGCGTCATTCGGCCTGTCATCAAGGTGATGTCCACACCTTCCGGCCCGCGTGGAATGCAATCGCGGTCGCGACCTGGGCCTCCATCTACCTCGAGACAAGTTGA